The Amycolatopsis sp. NBC_01480 genome segment CAAGGTCGCAGTGATCACCGGCGGGTCGACCGGCATGGCACTGGCCGGCGCCAAGCTGTTCGTCGAGGAAGGAGCGCATGTTTTCATCCAGGCCCGGCGCCAGGAGGCACTGGACGACGCGGTCAAGCTGATCGGCCGCAACGTCACCGCCGTCCAGGGTGACGCGACCGAGCCGGCCGACCTGGATCGCTTGTACGACACGGTAAAGCGGGAAAAAGGCTCGATCGACGTGTTGTGGGCCAGCGCCGGCATGGGTGAGCCCGCCGTCCTCGGCGAGATCACCGAGGAGCAGTTCGACCGCGCCTTCTCGCTCAACGCGCGCGGCACCCTGTTCACCGTGCAGAAGGCGCTGCCGCTGCTCAATGACAACGGCTCGATCCTCATGACCGGGTCCAACGCCTCCCTCGGCGCCTTCCCCGGCTGGAGCCTCTACGCCGGGAGCAAAGCCGTCCAGCAGGCCTGGGCCCGCGTCTGGCTCAACGAACTGCGCGACCGCAAGATCCGCGTCAACGTCCTGACCCCCGGCCAGGTCGCCACCGCCAAACAGGAAGAACTGTTCGACGAGGAAACCAAGTCCGCGTTCGAATCCCTGATTCCCCGCGGAAAAATGGGCCGTCCCGAGGAAATCGCCGCCGTCGCGCTCTTCCTCGCCTCCGAAGACTCCAGTTACGTCAACGGCCTGGAATTGGTCGCCGACGGCGGCACCACCGCCATCTGAACCGGAAGAGAGCACACCTCATGAGCAGCATCACCCTCATCGGCACGGGGAACATGGCCCGCGCCATCGGCACGCTCGCGGTCACGGGCGGCAACACCGTCGAGGTCATGGGCCGCGATCAGGCCAAGGCCGACAACCTGGCCAACACCCTGGGCGGCGAAACGACGACCGGCAAGTGGGGCACCGTCCCGGCCGGGGACATCGTCATCACGGCCCTGTTGTACGACGGCGTCGTCCCGGTCGTCGCCGAGTACGGAGACGCCTTGGCGGACAAGGTCATCGTCGACATCAGCAATCCGTTCAACGCCACGTTCGACGGGCTCGCCCACGGCGAGGAGACCTCGATCGCGCAGGAAGCCGCCAAGATCGCGCCAGTCGGCACGAGCGTGGTGAAGGCCTTCAACACCATTTTCCGCAATGTCCTGGAAAAGGGCCGGCCCAACGTTTTCCTCGCCGGCGACAATGCGCAGGCCAAGGCGAGCGTCGTGGCATTCATCGAGAGCCTCGGGCTGCGCGCGCTCGACGTCGGCGGCCTGAAAATGGCGCACTGGCTGGAAGGAATGGGCTTGGTCACGGTAGGCCTCGCCGGAAACGGGGTCGGCCACTGGGACTTCGCCCTCGGCGTCGACGAATTCACCGGCTGAACCCCGCTCCGAGGAGGAAACCCTCACCATGAAGCTCGGCTTCACGCTTCCCATCGTCGGGCCCGCCATCAGCAGCGCGGCCGGCCTGAGCACGTTCTGCCGCGAACTCGAAGACCTCGGTTACGACACCCTGTGGGTCGGCGATCGGCTGGTCACCCCGGTGGACCTGGACAGCACCTATCTGGCCCGCGGGCCGCAGATGGGCCGTTACCTCGACCCGGTGCTGCTGCTGACCGTCGCCGCGACGGCGACCAGCCGGCTGCGGCTGAACTCCAGCACGCTCAGCACGTTCTACTACGAGCCGCCGCACCTCGCGCGGCTGCTGACCACCCTCGACGTGCTCAGCGACGGCCGTCTCGGTGTCGGCGTGGGGCTGGGGTGGATGAGGCAGGAGTACGACGTCGCCCGCAACGCCGACTGGCACCGGCGCGGCAAAATGCTCGACGACCTGCTGGCGTTCCTGCAAGCGTGGTGGACGACCACCCCGGTCTCCTGGGACAGCGAGTTCTTCTCCCTGCCGCCGGTCCACGCCGACCTGCGCCCGGTCCAGGCGGGCGGGCCGCCGATCTGGATCGGCGGTGAAAGCGAGGCGGCGATGCGCCGGGTCGGCCGCCTCGGCACCGGCTGGCTCGGGGTCGACGGGCCGCCGCCCGCCGCGTCGATCGCCGGCCGGGACAAGAGCGCCGAGCACCTGTGGTCGATCGCGCGCCGTGCGGCGCAGGACGCCGGCCGCGATCCCGACGCGCTCAAGACGGCCATGCGCATCAACGTCGAACCGGGCACGTCCGTCGACTCACTCGCGGACAAGCTGAAGCGGCACGCCGATTCCGGTGCCGACGAGGCGTACTTCGACGCCTTCGCAGTGTTCAGCAGCCTCGACCAGCTGCTCGACTTCGCCGGCCAGGTGATCGCCCGCACCGGCCGGGTGTGACCAACGGACGGGTCAGCGAGGGCCTTCCAACGCGACCAGCAACGTCCGGAGATCGTCGTTCAAGCGCTGCTGCGAGGCCGGGCCGAGGGAGGACAGCAGCGTCAGCTCGGTCTCGCTCTTGACGTCGAAGACCTCCATCGCGCGCTGCTCGCCCGCCGGGGTCAGGGTGACCAGCACCGAGCGGCGGTCGTCGGGGTCGAAGTCGCGGGCGACCCAGCCGTTGCGCTCCATTTTGCTGACCCGGTTGGTGACCGCGCCCGAGGTGAGTTGCAGCTGCGTCATGAGCGCGCCCGCGCTGAGGCGGTGCTCGGGCTCGGTGCGGATGAGGCAGGCGAGCAGTTCCAGCTCCCACAGCTCGATGCCGTGTGGCGCGAGTTCGCGCTTGATCTCGGTCTCCAGGCGGTGGGCCAGCCGGCGCACCCGGTATGCGAGTGCCTTGGCCAGCGCGACGTCCGGCTCGTGCCGGTCCGCGATGACCTCGATCATCCCGTCCACGTAGTCCTGGTGCTTCGGGCGCGTCGCCATCCTCGCATCCTAACCGCGAACGCCGGACATCTTGACGTTCACACGTTCCCCGCGGCTCGACGCCCAGGCCAGCCCGAGCCCGGTCAACGCCAGTGCCGCGCCGGCCAGGCTCGGTGCGGTGTAACCGAAACCGGCGCCGATCAGGGCCCCGCCGAGTGCGGCGCCGCCCGCGTTGGCGATGTTGAAGCCGGACTGCACCGAGGCGGCCGCCATCGTCGGCGCGTCCCCGGCCGCGCGGATGATGCGCAGCTGCACCGGCGGGATGACCAGTCCCGAGGCCAGCCCGATCACCCCGACCGTCGCCAGCGCCGTGACCTCGTTGTGCACCGTCACGGCAAACAGGGCCAGTGCCGCGGCGAGCGCGCCCAGCGCCACGTAGGTCGCGGGGAGCAGCGCGCGGTCGGCCAGCCGTCCGCCGACCAGGTTGCCGACCGACGAGCCGAGGCCGAACAACGCCAGCGCCACAGCCAGGCCGGCCGGTCCGACGCCGGCCAGCGAGGTGAGTGTGGGGGTGATGTACGAGTAGGTGGCGAACACCCCCGCGAAACCGAACGTCCCGACGGCGAGGGTCAGCAGCACGGCCGGCCGGGTGAAGGCCCGCAGCTCCGAGCGCAGCCGGACCGGCTGGTGGGTCGTGTCGGCCGGTACCAGCAGCACGATGCCCAGCACGGCGAGCAGGCCGAGCACCCCGATCAGCGCGAACGCGAGCCGCCAGCTGACCGCGTTGCCGAGCGCCGTGGCCGCGGGGACGCCGATGATGTTCGCGACGGTCAGGCCGGTGAACATCAGCGAGATCGCCCGCGCTTCACGTCCTTGGCCGGCCAGCCCGGTCGCGACCACCGAGCCGACGCCGAAAAACGCGCCGTGCGGCAACGCGGTCAGCACCCGGGCGGCCATCAGCCAGCCGTAGCCCGGGGCGGCCGCCGCGGCGAAGTTGCCGACGGTGAAGATCACCATCATGGCCAGCAGCAAGCGTTTGCGGCTGAACCGGCCCGACACCGCCGTCAGCAGTGGCGCACCGATCACGACGCCGAGCGCGTACCCGGTGATCAGGTAGCCGGCCTGCGGAATCGACACATTCATCCCGTCGGCGACCGCGGGCAGCACACCCATCATGGCGAACTCGGTCGCGCCGATGCCGAACGCGCCGAGAGCCAGGGCGAACAGAGCGGGCCGCATTACGAGCGGTCCCGAGTGGTCCACGCGGCGATCGCCTCGGAGAGCCCAGCGACGGAGCGCGCGGCGTGCGCGATGTAGCCGTCAGGCCGGATCAGCGCCGCCCGCACACCTCGCCACGCCGCGCGACCAGCGCCGTCAGGCAGCGGCGCGGAACGGACCTCGACGCGCGCGCCGGCGAGTCCCGCGAGCGAGCCGTCGGTGGTGAAGTCGAGGAGCAGGAACCGGTCCGGGCGCAACGCCCGCATGAGGGCTCCTTGCGCCAGCACCAGATCCGGCGCGCGCGTGCCGGTCAGCGGATGGGCGCCGTCCGGGCGCGGGTAGGCCACCGCCAGTCCGGAAAGGACACCGGCCAGCTGCCGGCTGACCTCGCCGCCCTGGGCGATGAAACCGCTGAACATGTCGCGCAGCGCCGCGCCGGCCGGGCTGAAGGTGTGCATCAGCGCGTCCTGCGCCTGGGTGTTGGCCACGAGCTGCGCCGCGATCGGGCGCCGCTCGGCGTCGTAGCCGGCCTCGCCGTCGGTCACCTGTTTCGGCGCCCAGCCCTGCACCTCGGCGGCCAGTTTCCAGGCGAGGTTGGTGGCGTCCTGCAGGCCCACGTTGAGGCCCTGGCCACCGGCCGGCAGGTGCACGTGCGCCGCGTCGCCCGCGAGCATGATCCGGCCGACGCGGTACGTCGCCGCGTGCCGGCCGGCGTTGCTCGCCTTGGACAGCCAGGACGGGCTGTGCACACCGAAGTCCCGGCCGCAGACGGCGGTGAGCGACTCGCGCAGTTCCTCGAGCGTGAGCGGTTCGGCCTGCCGGCGCCGTACCTCCACTGAGGACAGTCCGACGTCGGCGGCCCGGACGCCGAAGACCCGCGTGGTGGTTTCCGTCATCGGCATCAAGGTGGCGTGACCGGCGGCCTGGTTCCAGTGGTGCACGGTGCGCCCGACGGGCTCCGCCAGCTGAACGTCGGCGGCGAAGCTGAGCTGATCCGGTGCGGTACCGGGGAAGTCGATGCCGGCGGCCCGGCGCACCAGGCTGTGCGCGCCGTCCGCGCCGATCAGGAACCGCGCCGGGTGCCACGCCTCCCCCACGCGGACCCGTACTTCGTCCGCCGACTGCGTCACCTCGGCCACTTCGGCGCCGTAGTGCACCGGGACGGACCTGGCCCGCAGCCGGTCGGCGAGCGCCTGTTCGGTTTGCCATTGCGGGATCTGCAGCACAAACGGGAACGGGGTGTCGAGGTCGCGGTAGCCGACCCGGTCCGGCAGCGTCGCGAAGTGCGTGTCCGGCACCTGCCTTCCCTCC includes the following:
- a CDS encoding SDR family NAD(P)-dependent oxidoreductase; this translates as MGKLEGKVAVITGGSTGMALAGAKLFVEEGAHVFIQARRQEALDDAVKLIGRNVTAVQGDATEPADLDRLYDTVKREKGSIDVLWASAGMGEPAVLGEITEEQFDRAFSLNARGTLFTVQKALPLLNDNGSILMTGSNASLGAFPGWSLYAGSKAVQQAWARVWLNELRDRKIRVNVLTPGQVATAKQEELFDEETKSAFESLIPRGKMGRPEEIAAVALFLASEDSSYVNGLELVADGGTTAI
- a CDS encoding NADPH-dependent F420 reductase; the protein is MSSITLIGTGNMARAIGTLAVTGGNTVEVMGRDQAKADNLANTLGGETTTGKWGTVPAGDIVITALLYDGVVPVVAEYGDALADKVIVDISNPFNATFDGLAHGEETSIAQEAAKIAPVGTSVVKAFNTIFRNVLEKGRPNVFLAGDNAQAKASVVAFIESLGLRALDVGGLKMAHWLEGMGLVTVGLAGNGVGHWDFALGVDEFTG
- a CDS encoding TIGR03619 family F420-dependent LLM class oxidoreductase; amino-acid sequence: MKLGFTLPIVGPAISSAAGLSTFCRELEDLGYDTLWVGDRLVTPVDLDSTYLARGPQMGRYLDPVLLLTVAATATSRLRLNSSTLSTFYYEPPHLARLLTTLDVLSDGRLGVGVGLGWMRQEYDVARNADWHRRGKMLDDLLAFLQAWWTTTPVSWDSEFFSLPPVHADLRPVQAGGPPIWIGGESEAAMRRVGRLGTGWLGVDGPPPAASIAGRDKSAEHLWSIARRAAQDAGRDPDALKTAMRINVEPGTSVDSLADKLKRHADSGADEAYFDAFAVFSSLDQLLDFAGQVIARTGRV
- a CDS encoding MarR family winged helix-turn-helix transcriptional regulator — translated: MATRPKHQDYVDGMIEVIADRHEPDVALAKALAYRVRRLAHRLETEIKRELAPHGIELWELELLACLIRTEPEHRLSAGALMTQLQLTSGAVTNRVSKMERNGWVARDFDPDDRRSVLVTLTPAGEQRAMEVFDVKSETELTLLSSLGPASQQRLNDDLRTLLVALEGPR
- a CDS encoding MFS transporter; the protein is MRPALFALALGAFGIGATEFAMMGVLPAVADGMNVSIPQAGYLITGYALGVVIGAPLLTAVSGRFSRKRLLLAMMVIFTVGNFAAAAAPGYGWLMAARVLTALPHGAFFGVGSVVATGLAGQGREARAISLMFTGLTVANIIGVPAATALGNAVSWRLAFALIGVLGLLAVLGIVLLVPADTTHQPVRLRSELRAFTRPAVLLTLAVGTFGFAGVFATYSYITPTLTSLAGVGPAGLAVALALFGLGSSVGNLVGGRLADRALLPATYVALGALAAALALFAVTVHNEVTALATVGVIGLASGLVIPPVQLRIIRAAGDAPTMAAASVQSGFNIANAGGAALGGALIGAGFGYTAPSLAGAALALTGLGLAWASSRGERVNVKMSGVRG
- a CDS encoding FAD-dependent monooxygenase, coding for MDVIVVGGGPVGLMAAALLDAAGVRVAVYERNTGPSRQSRGSTMHPRTLEVLTMLEADDGRRISEVLVAEGRQVPDTHFATLPDRVGYRDLDTPFPFVLQIPQWQTEQALADRLRARSVPVHYGAEVAEVTQSADEVRVRVGEAWHPARFLIGADGAHSLVRRAAGIDFPGTAPDQLSFAADVQLAEPVGRTVHHWNQAAGHATLMPMTETTTRVFGVRAADVGLSSVEVRRRQAEPLTLEELRESLTAVCGRDFGVHSPSWLSKASNAGRHAATYRVGRIMLAGDAAHVHLPAGGQGLNVGLQDATNLAWKLAAEVQGWAPKQVTDGEAGYDAERRPIAAQLVANTQAQDALMHTFSPAGAALRDMFSGFIAQGGEVSRQLAGVLSGLAVAYPRPDGAHPLTGTRAPDLVLAQGALMRALRPDRFLLLDFTTDGSLAGLAGARVEVRSAPLPDGAGRAAWRGVRAALIRPDGYIAHAARSVAGLSEAIAAWTTRDRS